CCCTGCCTTGATAATTACACCGGCGATCAGGCCGGCATCCACGCTGCAATTCAGCTTAACTTTGCGTGCGAGACGTTTCTCTAGGGAAACACCAATCTGCTGTTGTTGTGCGTCGGAAAGCTCGGTGGCGGAAACCACATCGGCTTCTACTTCCTTGGCCCATTCCAAACGGTACTCAGCGAACAGCTGAGCCACAGCAGGCAGTACTTCCAAACGACCGTTTTCAGCCATCACCTTGATCAGGTTTTGACCGTGCTCGTTGAGCTGCTCACCACAAACGTCAATAAAGAGTTTGGCGAGCGCG
This portion of the Shewanella amazonensis SB2B genome encodes:
- the atpH gene encoding F0F1 ATP synthase subunit delta — its product is MAELTTIARPYAKAAFDFAVEKQAVDSWAEMLGFAALVSENETMRPLLAGSMASSALAKLFIDVCGEQLNEHGQNLIKVMAENGRLEVLPAVAQLFAEYRLEWAKEVEADVVSATELSDAQQQQIGVSLEKRLARKVKLNCSVDAGLIAGVIIKAGDLVIDGSVSGKLARLSDKLQS